The Ochotona princeps isolate mOchPri1 chromosome 22, mOchPri1.hap1, whole genome shotgun sequence nucleotide sequence TTTTGAGCAAACCCACCCAACAGTGAATCTCTGTGAGTCTCTCAAGTGTGAGAAAGATGTGAATTGCAAGTCCTGTCTAACAGTGACTCAGAGATCAGGCACAGGAACAAAATCCAATGAATGTGATTGCTGCAAAAACTGCTTCAAGTATAAATGCTTCCTAGCCATCCATCACAGGATTCACAAGGTGAAAAATGATTATAGTAAATTTCAAAACAACTACTCGTGGCTGTTAGACCCCAGAATACATCAAAGAATTCCCAGAGGGGAAAGGCCTTTTGAAGGGAGTGAGTTTGGAGAAGACTTTTCCCAGAAGTCACACCCCCTCAGCCATCAGAGAACccagacagaggaaagatcttttgaATGTTGTGAGTGtggaaaaatttttgttttgagatCTGACCCCAGAAAGACTCcaagaattcacacaggggataAGACTTTAGAATGTGATAATTATGGAAAAACCTTTACGTGCAAATCACGCCTCATCACACATCAGAGAACTTGCTTAGGGGAAAGACCTTGTAAAGGTAGTGAGTGTGAGAAAGCCTTTTCCTGCAATCCACATCTGATACAacatcagagaatgcacacaAGGGAGAAGCCTTTTaagtgtagtgagtgtgggaaaggcttttccctgaagtcattcctcatgaaacatcagagaatgcacacaAGGGAGAAGCCTTTTGAATGTAATGAAGATGGGAAAGTCCTTATCCGCAAATCAGAGGCCATCactcatcagagaattcacacaggggagaagctTTTTAGATGTAGTGTCTGTGTAAAAGCCTTCAGCCGCAAATCACAGCTCATCAGACATAGAAGATTGCATACAGGGAAAAAGCGTTTTGAGTGTAATGAGTGTGGGAAAGCATATTTGTACAAGTCACTCCTCACAGTACATCAGAGAACACACACGGGTGAGAAGCCGtttgaatgtagtgagtgtggcaAAGCGTTTTACTCTAGGTCTGACCACACAAGGCATCAAAGAATTcatacaggggaaaaaccttttgaatgtagtgagtgtggaaaatccTTTTCTCACAAGTCATACCTCACAGAACATCAGAGAACACACACAGGGGAAAGACCTTttaaatgtagtgagtgtggaaagggCTTTTCCTACAATTCGTATCTGATacaacatcagagaattcacacaggagagAAGCCTTTTGCatgcagtgagtgtgggaaagccttttcTCGCAAATCACATGTGATGCAacaccagagaattcacacaggggaaaagccttttgaatgtagtgagtgtgggaaacaATTTTCCAGCAAATCACACCTCATCAGgcatcagagaatgcacacaggggagaagccttTTGATTGCAATGGATGTGGGAAGGCCTTTCCTTGCAAATCACAGGCAATCgctcatcagagaattcacacaggggagaagccttttaaatgtaataaatgtGGGAAGGCCTTTACCCACAAATCTTACCTCAGAATGCATGAGATAACACACCTGGGGAAAGCCTTTTGGATGttgtgagtgtggaaaagctttttcccGCAAGTCATATCTCAGAGGACATGGAGAACACACACAGGGGAAAATCCATTGAATAATGAGTGTGGAAAATTCTTTACATGCAAGCCACATGCAATATATCATGAGAGTATTCACACGATAAAACGGTTTTGAATATCAAGTTTGTGGGAAAGCCTCTTTCTGCAAGTGTGAGTTCAGAAACCATCAGAATTCACAGAgggtaaatattttctgaatgtgaagAGTGGGAAAACCTTTTTCCACAATGAGACCCCCTAAGACATTGGAGAATTCACATGGGATGAATCCTTGTACGTGTAGTGAGTGAAAATCCTTTTCTCAAAAGTCACATATCAAAGAATTCAGGAGTGGGGAAGCCTTACGAATGTGATTGTAGAAAAGCCTTTTCCTGCCAGTCACACCTCAATATTCATCAAATAACTCACaggggaaaatattttgaatgaagtGAGTGTGGAAATCCGTTTTCTCAGAAGGTATATGTCAAGAAGGTAAAAAATGCACAGTGGGACAAAATCCGTTTGAATATAGTCAATGAGTGGCAAACTTCCCTTTGAAATCACACATCAGAAATTTCTCATAAGGAAGAAAGCATAAAATGTGAGGAAGAGAAGCAAATGTTGTAAAAATTGATGTCTCTAAGGGAGTCACAGTTCATGAAGCAACAGGACTCCTACAAAgtgaaactttttaaattaatgtgtTTCTAATAGCAGTTTTTTCTGGCAATCACAcctcttaaaaaaatcaacactaCACAGAAGGCTTTTGAAGGAAATATGCAAAAGAATATTTTCCTACAATTGCAACTCCATGGATGTAGAATTTTATTAAATGAGAATCTTTGAATCTAATTGACATgtcaaaaataatacattttttgcaACTAAAACCTGTCATGTAGAAGTACacgaaaaataaaagttttatcaGTATAATGAATGTGAACATTTTTCTGGGTGgttaatataaagaaaaccaATTTTTGTATTTGATGCGTACAAGttgaaggaaaataaaaccatAGCTATTTCTCCTTTGCTCTGCTCTAGGATCATTCCGCACTTTGCTTCAACAGCATTTGAACATAGTTTCTTTCTGCAGTATTTACATATTGTATTAGTTAATACTAATATTCAGTAAGCATAAGGTAAAATATTTCTACTGgaatataaacatgaaaaaatagcaATCTTTTCCAAATACCTGTCATTTTTACATATTCTGAATTAGCTGCTGCATATCCTTCTTGGATAGGTACATATTTTGCTGAGCATAATGATTTTCACTTACatccattttgttttaagatacaATAATTCCCTTTTTTGATGGTCTTTATGTAGTTGAATATGGCACAGATGGTCTAGAACTAGAGGAAAGtgtgtaagaccattgtttccacattctcttttttccttttgtatctGGGACAAGttgggagataaagggagaagccccacccagcctgccaaccatcccagggttcctgatgtgggcatactccaagggcactgctcaagtggttttgatagttcaactgttctgaattgctgccagtttcgccattTGAAATATGATGCAATCTCCCCAGAATCCTTGGCTGCCATAATCCACTTTACAGTCTCCTTTTCCCCAGGagactcactgccaacacttggctggggtagttgattgattttttttttctcttctccatcctctgttgtggtactaggtgtcctctgcaggcttcagtgaactgccatatcctccatgtgcacctggatatgctgtccactgttctgtcTGAACCATTGAGGAGTCTTgactttgacacatgcactccacagagACCATGGCACTTACacttcttttcatgcttggggtTTTGAGATCATCAATTTAAtttgggagatccccaaagaaacgtcatctgaggccatctcagacctgattcttgtgtgtgcttgccaataaaGGGTCTTCCACAGTCTAACACCCCACTCGGCCTATTTACATGCTAGAAAGAAAGCAGCAATTGTTCACTGAAACTcttctaatgtttttcttttaaaaaaaaaagattttattttatttttcactacaaagtcagatatacagagaggaggagagacagagagaaatatcttttttctgatgattcactccccaagtgactgcaatgactggtactgcgccagtctgaagccaggagcccagatcctcttctgggtcttccacgtgggtgcattgtctcaaggctttgggccgtccttgactgctttcccaggccacaagcagggagctggatgggaagtggagatgccaggattagaaccggcgcccatatgggatcctggtgcgtgcaaagtgaggactttagccactgggccatggtgccaggccctaaatgtgTGATTCTGAGAAGCCATAGATAACAGGTTCTTGTAGATATATGCTGAATgttttcatcattattttctaatttcaaaattCCACAGATCTCTATAGCTATTCCCATGGTATAGGAGCATGAAATATTACAGTTTAATTTCGTACTTCTGAGCTTTACCtgcttaaatatacatatatttaatatacataaaatataatatatttaacataatatatatttaactatatatatattcccCTCCTGTATTTGACAAAAAAAACCATAGGTGTTCTGAGGgtagaacaactctatttgggtAAGTAACATCCCATCCCGTCGGGCTTACAAGCAGATCTCACAGAAATCCAGTTTTGTCACTTTTCCTGTACAATGGGATTTTTACTCACAGAACGTATTGtattgaaatgaagcatgttgagtACCCCACACAACAGAAGGTGCGAGAACATCTCTAAACTCGCCACGAACTCCATACCCTGAGAGAACTTTAGCACCCAAGTAATTTTCAGCTAGCATTGAAAACAACAgctttggcaccacatactgctgaatgtgcatgtgacacatagggaactcagcaTGTTGGTGAGTGGCATAGTCCGGAACATATAGCATAGGTGTTCcgatggcagaacaactccatttgggtaactaacttcacataccattgggtttccaagcagctctcacggaaacctAGTTTTCTTGAGCTTGACCCTGAGCCATGAACCCAGAACCCTGATCCTGAGCCCTTGAGCCTGAGctctgaccctgagccctgaaTTAGTGTGCTAGGACATGACAGACCTTGGCTGAGAACATCCTATGGTCCTGGAGAGCAGGCTGGCAGCATGCACATAGCATGTCTGCGACAAGGTGGTGCCgcagatggctggagctggcatCACCCCAGGAGAGGATGCCACATTTTCTAAGAGATCCAAGGCTCAGAGTACCTCATATTATCAGGCTCAGGACAAGAGAACACTATCAGCATGTATCTTCCACCTGGTGATTTTGTACCGCAGGGAAGGACACCCAAGGTGAAGATCCCTCTGATCCCTCTCACCACCCACAGTGGTTGGTCTCCTTTTGGCAGATGCCGCCCTGAAACAGACACTGTCAATAGCCATCAGCTCCCTCTTTTGtaccaagaagaaaagaaattattttctttctctgaaaggaggaaggaaggagttaGAGGATGTTCCTCTCCATGGGCTTACTCTCCTCACGTGTGCAGCAGCCGGGGCGGGACCAAGCCGAAGCTGAAAGCCAGAAACTAACCCAGGTCTCctgcctgtgtgggtggcagggacccaaccattgGAGCCATCATTCCCACTGCCACCCAGGGTGGGGAGGAAGCCAGAAACGGATCTGAGATGTCGACCTAGGCTCTCAGACAGCAATAATGACACCCTGAGAGGTGCCATTATGAGAAATACAccctgggaccagtgcagtggctccACAAGTCTTgttagcactggcatcctatatgggcattgcttcatgctctggctgctccactaatcccccttttccttttctttttttttttaatttttttttctttttattgtattgttgacaatctttacatagttaattacagttaaaggaaaaagaaggaaaaaaaaaggtttagggggataggaaagtgggtaatgctattatgtccatattgtttccatcacgtatctgaggtaaagggggatattgagggagaagccccacccggtttcccgcccaccctaagtcccggatgtggggcatgctctgagatatgtgctcgagtggtgttaatagttctgcagttatgaatcgctgccagtttcgctcgatgaggtcgtccaccaattgatatggtccatcataaagtctccatttgccccataatttgctgccaacatataactgagatgaatgattgtcccgttctgtcttctgtcttttcttggttagagttctgagtccagcagttcgattggggagatctccaaagatactttgaggtattcccagactagattcttatatgttctagcaagcacagggcccggcacagtccatcaccccgatcagctggtggttgcaattgctgggttggttctgttttcagtccagagttgcactggaaccaatgggtgttgcagtccagtctggttcggcccttacatcaaccagtgggagctgcagcctagtaggggcgacccacaataacccccaccaagcccgccccctaccctggtttgccagtatgtatagcagaagaccagtctgtcccccatcccatttggctctggtacttgtcaatgggtattaaagcttagttctatctaaccaactcaaccatccagccctcacagatgttgttgagtgcctctctatctagccatcccagcccccgtcctagttttcatgccctcccacgggaatagtgacccaagaagggggaacccacttttccctcccaggtctctctgtcccggtttatgcactctttaggtggtcctgagatttgactcgacagaattagtccccagtgccagcttctgccagctgatgctgcggccctgatctagtccacatgcagcgcacaggtgttatagccttgcttggtcgggtctgtctctatcccagccaaaactctccagtgggagtagctgactggtaaggggaccagccccttaatgcccccgccagctctgccccttccttcctggatctcatgtgtgcttttccttttcttaaaattaattagCAGACAAAAATTGCACGTATTCACATATTTATGGAATTCAGTGTGAGATTTTGGTCCATTACATAATGTGTAGCAATCAAAATGAGCAATTAGGATTTCTACCATCTCaaacatttctcatttctttgtttCAGGGATCCCAAAATCTGGGGGAAA carries:
- the LOC101516910 gene encoding zinc finger protein 260-like — its product is MYLRTKKMTTSPVLVSFEDLAVDFTWEEWQSLNPAQRILYRDVMLETYNSLVSLGYCMTKPDLIVKLERGAEPWIVEECLNQSLKVAQENDGLIEINRESQDIRYMITDSTFAYNGVDSRETLNFHVPKLIIRESNCSEMSSGACNTFHNMRLRRVLCEVPRPGVKLDAPTMPGGFCHGLNSVGQHHKIQAVRKPFEHHDEQRKAVQKKVFFIFERDCARNPFAKSTLKGKDIQIGDETLHEHSFEQTHPTVNLCESLKCEKDVNCKSCLTVTQRSGTGTKSNECDCCKNCFKYKCFLAIHHRIHKVKNDYSKFQNNYSWLLDPRIHQRIPRGERPFEGSEFGEDFSQKSHPLSHQRTQTEERSFECCECGKIFVLRSDPRKTPRIHTGDKTLECDNYGKTFTCKSRLITHQRTCLGERPCKGSECEKAFSCNPHLIQHQRMHTREKPFKCSECGKGFSLKSFLMKHQRMHTREKPFECNEDGKVLIRKSEAITHQRIHTGEKLFRCSVCVKAFSRKSQLIRHRRLHTGKKRFECNECGKAYLYKSLLTVHQRTHTGEKPFECSECGKAFYSRSDHTRHQRIHTGEKPFECSECGKSFSHKSYLTEHQRTHTGERPFKCSECGKGFSYNSYLIQHQRIHTGEKPFACSECGKAFSRKSHVMQHQRIHTGEKPFECSECGKQFSSKSHLIRHQRMHTGEKPFDCNGCGKAFPCKSQAIAHQRIHTGEKPFKCNKCGKAFTHKSYLRMHEITHLGKAFWML